The Salifodinibacter halophilus sequence TGCACCGCCAGGCGCGCGTTGGGCAGGCGCCGCATCAGCGCGCCGGCGCCGCCGGCATGATCGAGGTGGACGTGGGTGAGGATCAGCCAATCGACATCGTCCGGCGTCAACCCGTTCGCATCGAGCGCGGCGAGCAAGGCCGGGATCGAATGCTGGGTGCCGCAATCGACGAACGCGGCGCGGCCGTTTTCGATCAGCAGGTAGGCGGCATCGAAGACCGGCCGGTGGAAACCGGTGTCGATGGTG is a genomic window containing:
- a CDS encoding MBL fold metallo-hydrolase, with product TIDTGFHRPVFDAAYLLIENGRAAFVDCGTQHSIPALLAALDANGLTPDDVDWLILTHVHLDHAGGAGALMRRLPNARLAV